The Skermanella pratensis genome has a window encoding:
- a CDS encoding YqaA family protein, whose protein sequence is MAAELPAYAGLFAAALLAATILPAQSEILLATLLARGGLDPVLLVATASAGNVLGSVLNWLLGRFLIHLRHRRWFPLKPAVYDRAVGWYGRYGVWSLLFAWVPVVGDPLTVVAGALRVDLARFTILVAIGKVGRYVFIALSTLWWTGGSG, encoded by the coding sequence ATGGCTGCCGAACTGCCGGCCTATGCCGGCCTTTTCGCGGCTGCCCTGCTGGCCGCCACGATCCTGCCCGCGCAGTCCGAGATCCTGCTGGCGACCCTGCTGGCGCGCGGCGGGCTGGACCCCGTGCTTCTGGTCGCGACCGCCTCGGCGGGCAACGTGCTGGGGTCGGTCCTCAACTGGCTGCTCGGCCGGTTCCTGATCCATCTGCGCCACCGCCGCTGGTTTCCGCTGAAGCCCGCCGTTTACGACAGGGCGGTCGGGTGGTATGGCCGGTACGGCGTCTGGTCCCTGCTGTTCGCCTGGGTGCCCGTCGTGGGCGATCCGCTGACGGTCGTCGCCGGCGCGCTGCGCGTCGATCTGGCGCGCTTCACCATCCTGGTTGCGATCGGCAAGGTCGGGCGCTACGTCTTCATAGCACTTTCGACCCTATGGTGGACCGGCGGCTCGGGATGA